One segment of Ziziphus jujuba cultivar Dongzao chromosome 12, ASM3175591v1 DNA contains the following:
- the LOC125418710 gene encoding ACT domain-containing protein ACR4 → MEANMSFSHDMDDEYDKFIRRMNAPRVVIDNESCKNATVIRVDSLNKQGILLEVVQVLTDLNLIITKAYICSDGGWFMDVFNVTDQDGNKVTDEGLLKYLQKSLGPESLFFTSSMRSVGVKQSMDHTAIELTGSDRPGLLSEVSAVLTNLKCNVVSAEVWTHNTRAAAVMQVTDEETGSAITDPERLSRIKELLCNVLKSSNKYRGAKTVVSHGVTHTERRLHQMMFADRDYERSGDDILDEKQRPNVSVVNWFDKDYSVVTIRCKDRPKLLFDTVCTLTDMQYVVFHANIDTEGPQSYQEYYIRHIDGSPVKSDAERQRVIQCLEAAIERRVSEGLKLELCTTDRVGLLSDVTRIFRENSLTVTRAEVTTKGGKAVNTFYVRDASGYPVDSKTIDSIRQVIGQTILKVKGNPDELKPVSQESPTRFLFGGLFKSRSFVNFGLVRSYS, encoded by the exons ATGG aGGCAAACATGAGCTTCTCGCATGATATGGATGATGAGTATGACAAATTCATCCGGAGAATGAATGCACCAAG AGTTGTGATTGATAATGAATCCTGCAAGAATGCTACAGTGATAAGA GTTGATAGTCTAAACAAACAAGGAATACTTCTTGAAGTTGTACAAGTACTTACTGATCTTAACCTTATCATAACTAAAGCTTACATATGTTCTGATGGGGGTTGGTTCATGGACG TTTTTAATGTCACTGATCAAGATGGAAACAAGGTCACTGATGAAGGGCTTTTGAAATACCTTCAAAAA tctCTTGGACCTGAATCTTTGTTTTTCACATCTTCAATGAGATCTGTTGGTGTTAAACAATCAATGGACCACACCGCAATCGAGCTCACCGGAAGTGATAGGCCAGGACTACTTTCCGAAGTAAGTGCTGTACTAACCAATCTTAAATGCAATGTAGTGAGTGCTGAAGTTTGGACACACAACACAAGGGCTGCAGCTGTTATGCAAGTGACAGATGAGGAAACGGGGTCAGCGATTACTGACCCCGAAAGGCTATCCAGGATCAAGGAATTACTATGCAATGTACTTAAAAGCAGCAATAAATACCGGGGAGCTAAGACTGTTGTCTCACATGGAGTTACACACACCGAGAGACGGCTTCACCAGATGATGTTTGCTGATAGGGACTATGAACGTTCCGGTGATGATATTTTGGATGAGAAGCAAAGACCAAATGTCAGTGTTGTTAATTGGTTTGACAAAGATTACTCAGTTGTTACTATTAGATGCAAAGATAGGCCCAAGCTTCTCTTCGATACGGTTTGCACTTTGACAGATATGCAGTATGTGGTTTTTCATGCAAATATTGATACTGAGGGTCCTCAATCTTATCAG GAATACTACATCAGGCATATAGATGGGTCCCCTGTAAAATCAGATGCAGAAAGACAAAGAGTAATACAATGTCTGGAAGCAGCCATTGAGAGAAGAGTGTCAGAG GGATTGAAACTAGAACTCTGTACCACTGACAGAGTTGGGCTGCTATCCGATGTCACTCGTATCTTTAGAGAAAATAGCCTCACTGTAACCCGAGCAGAAGTGACAACCAAAGGGGGGAAAGCTGTTAATACGTTCTACGTTCGCGATGCATCTGGTTATCCAGTTGATTCCAAGACCATTGATTCAATCCGGCAAGTAATTGGTCAGACTATACTGAAGGTGAAAGGCAACCCTGATGAACTAAAACCTGTTTCTCAAGAATCTCCAACCAGGTTCCTCTTCGGCGGTCTCTTCAAGTCTAGATCGTTTGTTAATTTCGGTTTGGTTAGATCCTATTCTTGA
- the LOC107429071 gene encoding uncharacterized protein LOC107429071: MEENGGEQFPGFQTCAHKDDIVFRRCLSHRLQRRAPCPLQVMKPNVSSASFHGGQKSLGTSGTNSSSSSSSSSSSSLNSFYHSKDPIPLLSPLVLPSLLESACIQQENATKSH; the protein is encoded by the coding sequence atggagGAAAATGGTGGTGAGCAGTTTCCTGGTTTCCAAACATGTGCTCACAAAGATGACATTGTTTTCAGAAGATGTTTGAGTCATAGATTGCAAAGAAGAGCTCCTTGTCCTCTTCAAGTGATGAAGCCTAATGTTTCCTCTGCTAGCTTCCATGGTGGACAAAAATCATTGGGGACGAGCGGTACAAATTCATCgtcgtcttcttcttcatcttcttcgtcGTCATTGAATTCATTCTATCACAGCAAAGATCCAATTCCATTGCTTTCTCCTCTAGTTTTGCCTTCTCTCCTGGAATCTGCCTGTATTCAACAAGAAAATGCTACCAAATCCCATTGA
- the LOC107409393 gene encoding UBA domain-containing protein 7 isoform X1 yields the protein MRGKGVLKENSKLRTCSGKKTVKSGQVNGNSGNAIVIDLDSDNVFTIDGTDSLQEKFRGSSSLREGKKFSFEGVIYVDDDDENDVDPPVRAEDGGDLDSDATSSKSPCSVFNHRQNSVCLDCDDCQVVQEKTSAFQFSKHKGTFFVKSPSRNRYGLDPTSDSGSSDSDFSDCEIIEDSLGKFREQWEKAYQKKKHVVNCQSGLEDQASASGSNSESPASGEEENRRGQHGEAPVCSTSSSVDYGKENLSEYMETDPVYMKSTPHSPRMDNFFVDSNQKFEQETFTHVNHRSAKEKEDNEQNFGKGLHSCDSYPRSNNFDKRNTSFQDEGDDDESFEVPTFNISSPIENEKQASSVDKEKLDHGQPFMSNSRTSDDAQVGNIFSPNENEHQTVAMDKEKLDNGQLYEAQFGDISSANEKENRTSAMGKEKLDDGQLYEAQVDDVSCSDDRVGVPEEVFLHSSLSEGKSEVSSEKACYQGEVRQDSKEVTSCNNTCNETLLNEEPCRVEARESCDIGDSGHAQDGHATLVSSREKLKETDEYKRATEEEWASRQRELRIQSEEAKRLRKRKKADLLRLEDMQRRQKQRVEEVRETQKKDEENLNLKEQLRGEIRKELDRLEMTCIDMTSLLRGLGIQVGSSFLPKSHEVRAAYKRAVLKFHPDRASRSDIRQQVEAEEKFKLISRMREKFLSSSCC from the exons ATGAGGGGTAAAGGTgtgttaaaagaaaattctaaACTAAGAACTTGTTCTGGGAAGAAAACAGTAAAAAGTGGTCAGGTTAACGGAAATTCTGGGAATGCCATTGTCATTGATCTTGACAGTGATAATGTTTTTACCATCGATGGAACAGACAGTTTACAAGAGAAATTTCGAGGTTCCAGTTCACTGAGAGAAGGCAAGAAATTTTCATTTGAGGGCGTAATTTacgttgatgatgatgatgaaaatgatgTGGATCCTCCAGTCCGTGCTGAAGATGGTGGAGATTTGGATAGTGATGCAACCTCAAGTAAAAGCCCTTGTTCTGTGTTTAACCACAGGCAGAATTCTGTATGCTTAGATTGTGATGACTGTCAGGTTGTGCAGGAAAAAACCTCTGCATTCCAGTTCTCAAAGCACAAGGGAACCTTCTTTGTTAAATCTCCTAGCAGAAATCGTTATGGTTTGGACCCTACATCCGATAGTGGTTCATCAGATAGTGATTTTTCTGATTGTGAGATAATTGAAGATTCTCTTGGGAAGTTTCGTGAACAGTGGGAAAAAgcttaccaaaagaaaaaacatgttGTAAATTGCCAATCTGGTTTAGAGGATCAGGCTAGTGCTTCTGGGTCCAATAGTGAGTCTCCTGCAAGTGGTGAGGAAGAGAATAGGAGAGGACAACATGGGGAGGCCCCTGTCTGTTCTACCTCAAGTAGTGTGGACTATGGAAAGGAAAACTTGTCTGAGTATATGGAAACTGATCCAGTTTACATGAAGAGTACTCCTCACAGTCCTCGAATGGacaatttttttgttgattccAATCAGAAATTTGAGCAGGAAACTTTTACGCATGTAAATCACAGGTCagcaaaggaaaaggaagataaTGAGCAGAACTTTGGGAAAGGACTGCACTCTTGTGATTCGTATCCTAGATCTAACAACTTTGATAAGAGAAACACTAGCTTTCAGGATGAAGGGGATGATGATGAATCTTTTGAGGTACCTACTTTTAACATATCTTCTccaattgaaaatgaaaaacaagcTAGTTCAGTGGATAAGGAGAAACTAGATCATGGACAACCATTTATGTCAAACTCTAGAACATCTGATGACGCCCAGGTTGGTAATATATTTTCACCAAATGAAAATGAACACCAAACTGTTGCAATGGATAAGGAGAAACTAGATAATGGACAACTGTATGAAGCGCAGTTTGGTGATATATCTTCagcaaatgaaaaggaaaatcgAACTAGTGCAATGGGTAAGGAGAAACTAGATGATGGGCAACTGTATGAAGCACAGGTTGATGATGTATCTTGTTCTGATGATAGAGTAGGTGTTCCTGAAGAAGTTTTTCTCCACAGCTCCTTATCTGAAGGCAAGTCAGAAGTCAGTAGTGAAAAAGCTTGTTATCAAGGAGAAGTGAGACAGGATTCTAAGGAAGTAACTTCCTGCAATAATACATGCAATGAGACACTGCTTAATGAGGAACCATGTAGGGTTGAAGCTAGGGAATCATGTGACATAGGGGATTCTGGACACGCTCAAGATGGTCATGCAACCCTTGTTAGTTCACGGGAAAAGCTCAAGGAGACTGATGAATACAAGCGAGCAACAGAAGAAGAATGGGCATCCAGGCAGCGAGAGTTGCGAATTCAG TCAGAAGAGGCAAAGAGATTGCGCAAGAGAAAAAAAGCTGATTTATTGCGTTTAGAAGACATGCAGAGAAGGCAAAAGCAACGTGTGGAAGAAGTCAGAGAGACTCAAAAGAAG GATGAAGAAAATTTGAATCTGAAAGAGCAACTTCGTGGAGAAATAAGGAAGGAGCTTGACAGATTGGAAATGACATGCATTGATATGACATCCTTGCTTCGTGGCTTAGGAATCCAAGTCGGGAGTAGCTTTCTGCCTAAGTCACATGAG GTCCGTGCAGCTTATAAACGAGCTGTGCTTAAATTTCACCCAGACCGGGCATCAAGAAGTGATATTCGCCAGCAGGTTGAAGCTGAGGAAAAATTTAAGCTTATTTCTCGCATGAGGGagaaatttttatcttcttcatGTTGTTGA
- the LOC107409393 gene encoding uncharacterized protein LOC107409393 isoform X2 yields MRGKGVLKENSKLRTCSGKKTVKSGQVNGNSGNAIVIDLDSDNVFTIDGTDSLQEKFRGSSSLREGKKFSFEGVIYVDDDDENDVDPPVRAEDGGDLDSDATSSKSPCSVFNHRQNSVCLDCDDCQVVQEKTSAFQFSKHKGTFFVKSPSRNRYGLDPTSDSGSSDSDFSDCEIIEDSLGKFREQWEKAYQKKKHVVNCQSGLEDQASASGSNSESPASGEEENRRGQHGEAPVCSTSSSVDYGKENLSEYMETDPVYMKSTPHSPRMDNFFVDSNQKFEQETFTHVNHRSAKEKEDNEQNFGKGLHSCDSYPRSNNFDKRNTSFQDEGDDDESFEVPTFNISSPIENEKQASSVDKEKLDHGQPFMSNSRTSDDAQVGNIFSPNENEHQTVAMDKEKLDNGQLYEAQFGDISSANEKENRTSAMGKEKLDDGQLYEAQVDDVSCSDDRVGVPEEVFLHSSLSEGKSEVSSEKACYQGEVRQDSKEVTSCNNTCNETLLNEEPCRVEARESCDIGDSGHAQDGHATLVSSREKLKETDEYKRATEEEWASRQRELRIQIVTLFF; encoded by the exons ATGAGGGGTAAAGGTgtgttaaaagaaaattctaaACTAAGAACTTGTTCTGGGAAGAAAACAGTAAAAAGTGGTCAGGTTAACGGAAATTCTGGGAATGCCATTGTCATTGATCTTGACAGTGATAATGTTTTTACCATCGATGGAACAGACAGTTTACAAGAGAAATTTCGAGGTTCCAGTTCACTGAGAGAAGGCAAGAAATTTTCATTTGAGGGCGTAATTTacgttgatgatgatgatgaaaatgatgTGGATCCTCCAGTCCGTGCTGAAGATGGTGGAGATTTGGATAGTGATGCAACCTCAAGTAAAAGCCCTTGTTCTGTGTTTAACCACAGGCAGAATTCTGTATGCTTAGATTGTGATGACTGTCAGGTTGTGCAGGAAAAAACCTCTGCATTCCAGTTCTCAAAGCACAAGGGAACCTTCTTTGTTAAATCTCCTAGCAGAAATCGTTATGGTTTGGACCCTACATCCGATAGTGGTTCATCAGATAGTGATTTTTCTGATTGTGAGATAATTGAAGATTCTCTTGGGAAGTTTCGTGAACAGTGGGAAAAAgcttaccaaaagaaaaaacatgttGTAAATTGCCAATCTGGTTTAGAGGATCAGGCTAGTGCTTCTGGGTCCAATAGTGAGTCTCCTGCAAGTGGTGAGGAAGAGAATAGGAGAGGACAACATGGGGAGGCCCCTGTCTGTTCTACCTCAAGTAGTGTGGACTATGGAAAGGAAAACTTGTCTGAGTATATGGAAACTGATCCAGTTTACATGAAGAGTACTCCTCACAGTCCTCGAATGGacaatttttttgttgattccAATCAGAAATTTGAGCAGGAAACTTTTACGCATGTAAATCACAGGTCagcaaaggaaaaggaagataaTGAGCAGAACTTTGGGAAAGGACTGCACTCTTGTGATTCGTATCCTAGATCTAACAACTTTGATAAGAGAAACACTAGCTTTCAGGATGAAGGGGATGATGATGAATCTTTTGAGGTACCTACTTTTAACATATCTTCTccaattgaaaatgaaaaacaagcTAGTTCAGTGGATAAGGAGAAACTAGATCATGGACAACCATTTATGTCAAACTCTAGAACATCTGATGACGCCCAGGTTGGTAATATATTTTCACCAAATGAAAATGAACACCAAACTGTTGCAATGGATAAGGAGAAACTAGATAATGGACAACTGTATGAAGCGCAGTTTGGTGATATATCTTCagcaaatgaaaaggaaaatcgAACTAGTGCAATGGGTAAGGAGAAACTAGATGATGGGCAACTGTATGAAGCACAGGTTGATGATGTATCTTGTTCTGATGATAGAGTAGGTGTTCCTGAAGAAGTTTTTCTCCACAGCTCCTTATCTGAAGGCAAGTCAGAAGTCAGTAGTGAAAAAGCTTGTTATCAAGGAGAAGTGAGACAGGATTCTAAGGAAGTAACTTCCTGCAATAATACATGCAATGAGACACTGCTTAATGAGGAACCATGTAGGGTTGAAGCTAGGGAATCATGTGACATAGGGGATTCTGGACACGCTCAAGATGGTCATGCAACCCTTGTTAGTTCACGGGAAAAGCTCAAGGAGACTGATGAATACAAGCGAGCAACAGAAGAAGAATGGGCATCCAGGCAGCGAGAGTTGCGAATTCAG ATTGTAACCTTGTTTTTCTGA